In Bacteroidia bacterium, the sequence ACCTCCCCAATGGCGACTACAAAATCTATGTGGTGGTTTCGGGAGTTCCACAATACAATTATCGTTTTCCTGTAATTTCCCAGGTAAACGATTCCATTATCAACCAAAATTTCTGTATAGACTTGTTTGATACCGGAGGCATTGACATTTGCAATTTCTTTGTGGATGGCGATTCGGTTATTACAACAATAGAAGAAACACCGCTCAGTACTTCTTCTAAAGCAATTGTAGTGTATCCTAATCCCAACTCCGGAAAATTCCGGATTCAAACCTCTTCGGATGAAATCGAATTCCAGTCATTTGAACTTGTAGCACTGGATGGAAGAATGATTGAAAAGGGAGGAATTTTGAATGGAATAAGTGAAATTACACTGCAATCAAATCCTGAAAAAGGCATTTATCTCTTGAAACTGATAGGCCAAGGCAAACCCAATTTCTTGACCATTTCCATTCATTAGTTTCGGAAGAAAAAGGGAGCAAAAAAGCTGAGGTTAGAATATCTCACCCTTTGCAGAGACCTTATAGATACAGTGACCGGTTAGATTAGAAATTACAGGATGAGGTTGCACCTCGGGCAACGATTGAGGCAAGTAGCTCCAAGCCAACGCAGCGTTTAGCGGAGTGGGCTTGGACTACAGCCGAAAGCGTGACCCGAACGCCATGCAGATAGTTTGGAAATTTTGCAAAAAAAGGATGGCGGAGGGGGCCCGCATAACAGGAATTATAAAAAAACAAGCTATTCGACCGGATTAACTTTTCAAGGAGACAGACGGCATTCTAGACTCAAAAATTGCTAAAGTGCCAGGTATGCGTAAAGGGCTAGGCTAGAGCTGCTTTAATAAATTTGACAAACAACGGGTGTGGATTCTCCACTGTGCTCTTCAACTCCGGATGGAATTGCACACCAATAAACCAAGGATGATCCTTAATTTCAACAATCTCCACCAAGTTTCCGTCCGGGTTTAATCCGCTGGCAATCATTCCGGCCTCTTCATACTTTTCAAGGTATTTATTGTTAAACTCGTAGCGATGTCTATGTCTTTCTTTAATACCGGCCTTTCCGTACACTGAAAAAGCTTTGGAACCCTTTTTCAAATTGCAGGAATACTCACCAAGCCTCATGGTACCGCCTTTCGCTGTAACTTTCTTTTGCCCTTCCATTAAATCAATAACCGGATTTTTAGTCGTTTTATCCATTTCACGACTATGGGCGTCCTTCAAGCCTAAAACATTTCTACCATACTCAATTACAGCGCATTGCATACCCAAACAAATTCCAAAAAATGGCACTTTATTCTCTCGGGCATATCTAACTGCTTCAATTTTACCTTCGATTCCTCTATCACCAAATCCCGGAGCTACCAAAATACCCCTGTACTTCCCTAATTTCTCTGCCACATTTTCCCGGGTAAGGCTTTCGGAATGAACCCAGGTAACATTTACCTTAGTTTCATTAGCGACTCCGGCATGAATAAAGGATTCCGCAATAGATTTATAAGCATCCTTCAACTCAATATACTTTCCAACTACTGCAATGTCTACCTCATTTACCGGGTGCTTTAATTTTCCTAAAAAAGTCTTCCAGGTTGTTAAATCCGGCTCCTGCTTCAAAGCCATTTTAAATTTAGAAAGAACTACTTTATCCAATTGTTCCTTCATCATTAAAATTGGAACATCGTAAATACTATCAGCATCAATAGATTCAATAACAGCATTGGTGTTCACATTGCAGAATAAGGCAATTTTACGGCGCAAATCTGACGATAAAGATTTCTCTGTACGACAAACTAAAATATCAGGTTGAACACCATATTCCAACAGCATTTTTACAGAGTGTTGGGTTGGTTTGGTTTTAAGCTCACCGGCAGCGCTCAGGTAAGGCACCAGGGTAAGGTGAATAACCAAACAATTGCTGCCTAATTCCCACTTAAGCTGTCTTACACTTTCAATATATGGTAAACTTTCAATATCACCAACGGTACCACCCAACTCGGTCAACACAAAATCATATTCACCGGTTTCGCCCAACAGCTTCATTCTGCGCTTAATCTCGTCGGTAATATGCGGAATTACCTGAACGGTTTTACCCAAATAAGCACCTTCCCTCTCTTTATTAATAACAGTTTGGTAAATTCTTCCAGTGGTAACATTGTTGGCTTGGGAGGTTGGAACATTCAAAAATCGTTCATAATGACCTAAATCCAAATCGGTTTCCGCGCCATCGTTGGTTACGTAGCATTCCCCATGTTCATATGGATTCATGGTTCCTGGATCCACATTGATGTAAGGGTCAAATTTTTGAATGGTAACGCGGTAGCCGCGGGCTTGAAGTAATTTCGCTAAAGAAGCGGAAATAATACCTTTTCCAAGGGAGGAGCTTACACCCCCGGTAACGAAGATGTATTTGGTTGAGTTGGGCATGAAACTGAATGGTAATTCAGTAGGCAAAAGTAAAGTAAATACCAGGTAAACCAAGTTTTTTCTAAAAAAAGAATTGACCAGTTGTGTTGGAAAATATATTTGGAAACTCCATTAAAATTCCATTAAACAACTTTTGTGAAGATTTTAATCGGATTTTAGGTCATAATTGCCCAACTATCCTTTCTTTTGCATTCCCAAAAAAATCAACTTGAAAAAATATGTCCTTTTAGCCCTGGTGGTAATTTTTATTGACCAAGCATTTAAGCTTTGGATCAAATCTCACATGTTCCTGGGACAAGAAATTAATGTGTTTGGGAATTGGTTTATACTTCATTTTACCGAAAATAATGGAATGGCCTTTGGGATGGAGTTTGGCGGACAGTGGGGTAAATTGTTTCTCTCCCTGTTTCGGATTGTTGCTGTAGGAGGAATCTTTTACCTCCTAAATTATTTTTACAAAAACAATGAACCAAAAGGAGTACTCATAGGCTTTAGCCTGGTGCTGGCCGGGGCAGTTGGCAATATTCTCGACAGCGCCTTTTATGGAAAATTGTTCTCCGATAGTTATGGTCAGGTTGCTACTTTCCTTCCCGAAGGAGGAGGTTATGCCGATTGGATGTACGGACAAGTAGTTGATATGCTGTGGTTTCCACTATTCCATTTTACCCTACCCCAGTGGTTTCCAGTTTGGGGCGGACAGGAATTTGAATTCTTTGAACCGGTATTTAATATTGCCGATGCCGCCATCACAGTTGGTATGGGAATCTTCATTGTTTCCGAACTTCTGAAGAAAAATCCGGAGGAAACAACCACCGTTAGCTAGGCAAAAAATACATTATTTTTTTAAAAAAACACTCCCATTTTACCTTCTACAGGGTATTTGGAGTATGCCTAACTTTGTCAAAAATCTTACAACATGAAAACAACACTCAAATCAATTCTAATTTACGCAATCCCAATTCTAACCATTGTTTCCTGTTCATCTCCGGATCCAAAACAAGAACAGGCAGAGCGAGAACAAAGAGAAAGCAGAAGGTACGACTTGGCATTAAAAGACAAGCTTGAATTGTTTGAAGCACTTCCTTCCCTGGCCGATAACCCGGAAAACCCAAGTTCAGAAGCTAAAATTAAATTGGGTCAATCTTTGTACTTCGATACCAAACTCAGCGAGAAGAACACCATAAGCTGTAATTCATGCCATAACCTGTCTAAAGGTGGTGCTGATGAAAATCCATTTTCCGCAGGCGATAAAGGTCAATTGGGCGGAAGAAACTCACCTTCTGTTTTCAATGCAGCCTTGCACAAATTTCAATTTTGGGATGGAAGAGCAAAAGATGTAGAAGAACAAGCCGGAATGCCCATTCTTAACCCAGCAGAAATGGCTATTCCAAGCGAAAAAGCACTGTGCGACCGTCTTTCAAAGGAAGAATCGTATAAAGCACTTTTCGCAGCCGCTTTTCCGGGTGAAGCAAATCCTATCACTTACACCAACATTCGGAAAGCAATTGCAGCTTTCGAACGCCAATTACTAACTCCATCCAAGGTTGACAAATACTTAAAAGGTGATAGCACCGCTTTAAGCGTTCAGGAAAAACAAGGAATGTTGGCTTTTTCAACCGTTGGTTGCACCAGTTGCCACAATGGCGCCCTTCTTGGCGGTAATTCCTTCCAAAAATTTGGAGTCCATAAGCCTTATTGGGAAGAAACCAAGTCAGAAAAACAAGATGCCGGGCGATATGAAATTACTAAACAAGAAAGCGATAAGTACTTTTTCAAGGTTCCTTCACTCCGAAATGTTGCCCAAACCGCTCCATATTTCCACGATGGTAGTGTAAAAGATCTGGACAAAGCAGTGGAAGTAATGGCCAAAGTTCAGTTGAATTATAACCTTTCAGATAGCGAAAAGGCTAATATCGTAGCCTTCTTAAAAGCTTTGGATGGAAGTATTCCTGTGGCTTTTCAAAGTGCACCTAAGAACTAGTTAGACCCAATTTATAGCCAAAGGCCACTTCAAACGAAGTGGCCTTTTTTATTCCAGGTTTTGGC encodes:
- a CDS encoding c-type cytochrome; amino-acid sequence: MKTTLKSILIYAIPILTIVSCSSPDPKQEQAEREQRESRRYDLALKDKLELFEALPSLADNPENPSSEAKIKLGQSLYFDTKLSEKNTISCNSCHNLSKGGADENPFSAGDKGQLGGRNSPSVFNAALHKFQFWDGRAKDVEEQAGMPILNPAEMAIPSEKALCDRLSKEESYKALFAAAFPGEANPITYTNIRKAIAAFERQLLTPSKVDKYLKGDSTALSVQEKQGMLAFSTVGCTSCHNGALLGGNSFQKFGVHKPYWEETKSEKQDAGRYEITKQESDKYFFKVPSLRNVAQTAPYFHDGSVKDLDKAVEVMAKVQLNYNLSDSEKANIVAFLKALDGSIPVAFQSAPKN
- a CDS encoding lipoprotein signal peptidase is translated as MNLKKYVLLALVVIFIDQAFKLWIKSHMFLGQEINVFGNWFILHFTENNGMAFGMEFGGQWGKLFLSLFRIVAVGGIFYLLNYFYKNNEPKGVLIGFSLVLAGAVGNILDSAFYGKLFSDSYGQVATFLPEGGGYADWMYGQVVDMLWFPLFHFTLPQWFPVWGGQEFEFFEPVFNIADAAITVGMGIFIVSELLKKNPEETTTVS
- a CDS encoding CTP synthase, with amino-acid sequence MPNSTKYIFVTGGVSSSLGKGIISASLAKLLQARGYRVTIQKFDPYINVDPGTMNPYEHGECYVTNDGAETDLDLGHYERFLNVPTSQANNVTTGRIYQTVINKEREGAYLGKTVQVIPHITDEIKRRMKLLGETGEYDFVLTELGGTVGDIESLPYIESVRQLKWELGSNCLVIHLTLVPYLSAAGELKTKPTQHSVKMLLEYGVQPDILVCRTEKSLSSDLRRKIALFCNVNTNAVIESIDADSIYDVPILMMKEQLDKVVLSKFKMALKQEPDLTTWKTFLGKLKHPVNEVDIAVVGKYIELKDAYKSIAESFIHAGVANETKVNVTWVHSESLTRENVAEKLGKYRGILVAPGFGDRGIEGKIEAVRYARENKVPFFGICLGMQCAVIEYGRNVLGLKDAHSREMDKTTKNPVIDLMEGQKKVTAKGGTMRLGEYSCNLKKGSKAFSVYGKAGIKERHRHRYEFNNKYLEKYEEAGMIASGLNPDGNLVEIVEIKDHPWFIGVQFHPELKSTVENPHPLFVKFIKAALA